The Labrus mixtus chromosome 16, fLabMix1.1, whole genome shotgun sequence genome window below encodes:
- the LOC132991262 gene encoding recoverin-like: protein MGNTKSGAVSKEILEDLKLNTKFSETEIVQWYENFKKQCPTGRISKEEFQIIYSKFFPESDAQTYAQHVFRSFDTNDDGTLDFKEYIVALHMTSTGKTTRKLEWAFSLFDVDKNGYITKSEVKEICTAIFKLIPKDELSHLDEDENTAEKRSDKLWKFFNKGDTDRVAEGEFIKGVLENEAALRLIQYQPQK from the exons ATGGGAAACACCAAGAGTGGTGCCGTGTCCAAGGAGATTCTGGAGGACCTTAAACTCAACACCAAGTTCTCAGAGACGGAGATTGTCCAGTGGTACGAAAACTTCAAGAAGCAGTGTCCAACGGGGCGCATCTCCAAAGAGGAATTTCAGATCATCTACAGCAAGTTCTTCCCAGAAAGTGACGCCCAAACCTACGCCCAGCACGTCTTCCGCTCTTTTGACACAAACGACGATGGCACACTGGACTTCAAGGAGTACATTGTTGCTCTCCACATGACTTCAACGGGAAAGACCACCAGAAAACTGGAATGGGCCTTCTCACTGTTTGACGTGGACAAGAACGGGTACATCACCAAGTCAGAGGTCAAGGAAATCTGCACG GCTATTTTCAAGCTGATTCCTAAAGATGAACTGTCTCATCTGGACGAGGATGAAAACACAGCTGAGAAGAGGTCAGATAAACTCTGGAAGTTCTTTAACAAGGGCGATACCG ATCGAGTGGCAGAGGGCGAGTTTATCAAAGGCGTGTTGGAGAATGAAGCCGCCCTGCGTTTGATCCAGTATCAACCTCAAAAGTAA
- the LOC132991352 gene encoding coiled-coil domain-containing protein 106-like isoform X1, with protein MNPPSSRAETSPPDHYMPQSSSSSSSSGGGGGGGGGLYLDAYEVSFPLEESIERPPAYHLNQGQPMMEEHVVQESPHSQYSPFILVSNLRAHLYVALEKNAWLQKRIEELEEERNFLRCQLDRFIVSMRSPEVSEWCGDTQRGVKVQPSSSPSPPSPMTTRSGMTLKRLQGPGPRTRRSTAVPVKQEYHLEEDKYYTEDEYMEEEEEEEEEDEDSSLEKGSKKKGRGRASGEPRMKMRRIFRITHGRERQRVKDPDGVLIRYKKILTTYQRVRSMSRAFQIHGVDRNTMASTSPIAELLLVAPEKVAEVGEFEASKEKLLDYARRCYKTMDEPTHAKVQTMKKTHKLLPISYRFRN; from the exons ATGAACCCTCCGAGCAGCAGAGCCGAGACAAGTCCTCCAG ATCACTACATGCcccagtcttcttcttcttcttcatcatcaggaggaggaggaggaggaggaggaggtttgtACCTGGATGCCTATGAGGTGTCTTTCCCCCTGGAGGAGAGTATAGAGAGACCACCTGCGTATCACCTGAACCAGGGTCAGCCGATGATGGAAG AGCATGTGGTGCAGGAGTCTCCTCACTCCCAGTACAGCCCTTTCATCCTGGTGTCCAACCTGCGAGCTCACCTGTACGTCGCTCTGGAGAAGAACGCCTGGCTACAGAAACGCAtcgaggagctggaggaggagcgcAACTTCCTGCGCTGTCAGCTGGACCGCTTCATCGTCAGCATGAGGAGTCCAGAGG TGTCAGAGTGGTGTGGAGACACCCAGCGGGGGGTGAAGGTCCAGCCCTCCagctccccctctcctccctcccctatGACTACCAGGTCTGGGATGACCCTCAAGCGCCTGCAGGGACCAGGACCTCGGACCCGCCGCAGCACCGCCGTCCCTG TCAAACAAGAGTATCACCTGGAGGAGGATAAGTACTACACCGAGGACGAGtacatggaggaagaggaggaggaggaggaggaagatgaggactCGTCTTTAGAGAAGGGGTCCAAGAAGAAGGGCAGAGGGCGAGCCAGCGGAGAGCcgaggatgaagatgaggaggatcTTCAGGATCACCCACgggagggagagacaaagag TGAAAGATCCAGACGGCGTTTTGATTCGTTATAAGAAGATCCTGACCACCTACCAGCGGGTGAGGAGCATGTCCCGGGCCTTCCAGATCCACGGCGTCGACCGAAACACGATGGCCTCCACCTCCCCCAtcgcagagctgctgctggtggctcCAGAGAAG GTCGCGGAGGTCGGGGAGTTTGAGGCGTCAAAGGAGAAGCTTCTGGATTACGCTCGGCGGTGCTACAAGACCATGGACGAGCCAACACACGCCAAAGTCCAGACCATGAAGAAGACTCACAAGCTGCTGCCGATCTCGTACAGGTTCAGAAACTGA
- the LOC132991352 gene encoding coiled-coil domain-containing protein 106-like isoform X2, whose protein sequence is MNPPSSRAETSPPDHYMPQSSSSSSSSGGGGGGGGGLYLDAYEVSFPLEESIERPPAYHLNQGQPMMEEHVVQESPHSQYSPFILVSNLRAHLYVALEKNAWLQKRIEELEEERNFLRCQLDRFIVSMRSPEEWCGDTQRGVKVQPSSSPSPPSPMTTRSGMTLKRLQGPGPRTRRSTAVPVKQEYHLEEDKYYTEDEYMEEEEEEEEEDEDSSLEKGSKKKGRGRASGEPRMKMRRIFRITHGRERQRVKDPDGVLIRYKKILTTYQRVRSMSRAFQIHGVDRNTMASTSPIAELLLVAPEKVAEVGEFEASKEKLLDYARRCYKTMDEPTHAKVQTMKKTHKLLPISYRFRN, encoded by the exons ATGAACCCTCCGAGCAGCAGAGCCGAGACAAGTCCTCCAG ATCACTACATGCcccagtcttcttcttcttcttcatcatcaggaggaggaggaggaggaggaggaggtttgtACCTGGATGCCTATGAGGTGTCTTTCCCCCTGGAGGAGAGTATAGAGAGACCACCTGCGTATCACCTGAACCAGGGTCAGCCGATGATGGAAG AGCATGTGGTGCAGGAGTCTCCTCACTCCCAGTACAGCCCTTTCATCCTGGTGTCCAACCTGCGAGCTCACCTGTACGTCGCTCTGGAGAAGAACGCCTGGCTACAGAAACGCAtcgaggagctggaggaggagcgcAACTTCCTGCGCTGTCAGCTGGACCGCTTCATCGTCAGCATGAGGAGTCCAGAGG AGTGGTGTGGAGACACCCAGCGGGGGGTGAAGGTCCAGCCCTCCagctccccctctcctccctcccctatGACTACCAGGTCTGGGATGACCCTCAAGCGCCTGCAGGGACCAGGACCTCGGACCCGCCGCAGCACCGCCGTCCCTG TCAAACAAGAGTATCACCTGGAGGAGGATAAGTACTACACCGAGGACGAGtacatggaggaagaggaggaggaggaggaggaagatgaggactCGTCTTTAGAGAAGGGGTCCAAGAAGAAGGGCAGAGGGCGAGCCAGCGGAGAGCcgaggatgaagatgaggaggatcTTCAGGATCACCCACgggagggagagacaaagag TGAAAGATCCAGACGGCGTTTTGATTCGTTATAAGAAGATCCTGACCACCTACCAGCGGGTGAGGAGCATGTCCCGGGCCTTCCAGATCCACGGCGTCGACCGAAACACGATGGCCTCCACCTCCCCCAtcgcagagctgctgctggtggctcCAGAGAAG GTCGCGGAGGTCGGGGAGTTTGAGGCGTCAAAGGAGAAGCTTCTGGATTACGCTCGGCGGTGCTACAAGACCATGGACGAGCCAACACACGCCAAAGTCCAGACCATGAAGAAGACTCACAAGCTGCTGCCGATCTCGTACAGGTTCAGAAACTGA
- the tmem238a gene encoding transmembrane protein 238a has translation MGLCDGLSHCKLALAFAVFMDLLGGTALLVGVFAPLEVKGQDFGDLLVYTGALFVLMSLAGWVLWYSGNINGLMSKKELRHIDSAVDRLARNLSRKIHTFRSHH, from the exons ATGGGTCTGTGTGACGGCCTCTCTCACTGTAAGCTCGCTCTGGCCTTCGCCGTCTTCATGGATTTGCTTGGAGGAACCGCCCTGCTGGTGGGAGTCTTTGCCCCGCTGGAGGTCAAAGGGCAGGACTTTGGAGACTTACTGGTCTACACTG gagcCCTCTTTGTGCTGATGTCTCTGGCCGGTTGGGTGCTGTGGTACAGTGGTAACATCAACGGTCTGATGTCCAAAAAGGAGCTGAGACACATCGACAGCGCCGTCGACCGGCTCGCCCGAAACCTCAGCCGCAAGATCCACACGTTCAGATCTCACCACTGA
- the LOC132991352 gene encoding coiled-coil domain-containing protein 106-like isoform X3 → MPQSSSSSSSSGGGGGGGGGLYLDAYEVSFPLEESIERPPAYHLNQGQPMMEEHVVQESPHSQYSPFILVSNLRAHLYVALEKNAWLQKRIEELEEERNFLRCQLDRFIVSMRSPEVSEWCGDTQRGVKVQPSSSPSPPSPMTTRSGMTLKRLQGPGPRTRRSTAVPVKQEYHLEEDKYYTEDEYMEEEEEEEEEDEDSSLEKGSKKKGRGRASGEPRMKMRRIFRITHGRERQRVKDPDGVLIRYKKILTTYQRVRSMSRAFQIHGVDRNTMASTSPIAELLLVAPEKVAEVGEFEASKEKLLDYARRCYKTMDEPTHAKVQTMKKTHKLLPISYRFRN, encoded by the exons ATGCcccagtcttcttcttcttcttcatcatcaggaggaggaggaggaggaggaggaggtttgtACCTGGATGCCTATGAGGTGTCTTTCCCCCTGGAGGAGAGTATAGAGAGACCACCTGCGTATCACCTGAACCAGGGTCAGCCGATGATGGAAG AGCATGTGGTGCAGGAGTCTCCTCACTCCCAGTACAGCCCTTTCATCCTGGTGTCCAACCTGCGAGCTCACCTGTACGTCGCTCTGGAGAAGAACGCCTGGCTACAGAAACGCAtcgaggagctggaggaggagcgcAACTTCCTGCGCTGTCAGCTGGACCGCTTCATCGTCAGCATGAGGAGTCCAGAGG TGTCAGAGTGGTGTGGAGACACCCAGCGGGGGGTGAAGGTCCAGCCCTCCagctccccctctcctccctcccctatGACTACCAGGTCTGGGATGACCCTCAAGCGCCTGCAGGGACCAGGACCTCGGACCCGCCGCAGCACCGCCGTCCCTG TCAAACAAGAGTATCACCTGGAGGAGGATAAGTACTACACCGAGGACGAGtacatggaggaagaggaggaggaggaggaggaagatgaggactCGTCTTTAGAGAAGGGGTCCAAGAAGAAGGGCAGAGGGCGAGCCAGCGGAGAGCcgaggatgaagatgaggaggatcTTCAGGATCACCCACgggagggagagacaaagag TGAAAGATCCAGACGGCGTTTTGATTCGTTATAAGAAGATCCTGACCACCTACCAGCGGGTGAGGAGCATGTCCCGGGCCTTCCAGATCCACGGCGTCGACCGAAACACGATGGCCTCCACCTCCCCCAtcgcagagctgctgctggtggctcCAGAGAAG GTCGCGGAGGTCGGGGAGTTTGAGGCGTCAAAGGAGAAGCTTCTGGATTACGCTCGGCGGTGCTACAAGACCATGGACGAGCCAACACACGCCAAAGTCCAGACCATGAAGAAGACTCACAAGCTGCTGCCGATCTCGTACAGGTTCAGAAACTGA